The proteins below are encoded in one region of Candidatus Goldiibacteriota bacterium:
- a CDS encoding helix-turn-helix transcriptional regulator — MDIKQKFGIKVRELREKKDISQERLAELAGLDRTYISGIERGKRNVAVVNIEKVAKALGVKIKDLF, encoded by the coding sequence ATGGATATAAAACAAAAATTTGGCATTAAAGTTAGGGAATTAAGAGAGAAGAAAGACATTTCACAGGAACGGCTTGCAGAACTTGCCGGCCTTGACCGCACATATATAAGCGGGATAGAGAGAGGCAAGCGTAATGTGGCCGTTGTGAATATAGAGAAAGTGGCAAAGGCTTTAGGGGTAAAAATTAAGGACCTTTTTTGA
- a CDS encoding very short patch repair endonuclease — translation MADNLTKKQRSYCMSRIKSKNTKVEVTLASLLRKQNIKFTRQNKRILGKPDFILKDFNIAIFCDSEFFHGKNWEKQKKSIKTNRKYWLEKIERNIKRDKLVNKKLRQDGWKVLRFWAKELIDKPDKAIKKINEAVRVKNEKKGQL, via the coding sequence ATGGCTGATAATTTAACAAAAAAACAAAGAAGTTATTGTATGTCTAGAATTAAGTCTAAGAATACTAAAGTTGAAGTGACTCTTGCTTCACTGCTTAGAAAACAGAATATTAAATTTACCAGACAGAATAAGAGAATTCTTGGTAAACCTGATTTTATTTTAAAAGATTTTAATATAGCAATTTTTTGCGATAGCGAGTTTTTTCACGGAAAAAATTGGGAAAAACAAAAAAAGTCTATTAAAACAAATAGGAAATATTGGCTGGAAAAAATAGAACGAAACATTAAAAGAGATAAGCTGGTTAATAAAAAATTACGACAAGATGGATGGAAAGTTCTTAGGTTTTGGGCAAAAGAACTTATAGATAAGCCGGATAAAGCAATAAAAAAAATTAATGAGGCTGTGAGAGTAAAAAATGAAAAAAAAGGGCAACTATAA